Within the Dolichospermum compactum NIES-806 genome, the region TGTGGATGTTATCACGAACTTGTTTACCCTGATAGCCATATACTTGGTAAGGCTGCCCAGTCATGGTACATTTCATCAAGTAAGATAAAAAGCCATGGAGTTTAGTCCCAGAGTGACCAGGACCAGTTAAACATCCTCCCCGAAAACAAGCTGTTTTTATGCTAAAATAACGCCCGTATTCCTGGACTAAGATATCTGCCGCTACTTTAGAAGCTCCAAATAGCGAATGTTTGCAGTTATCAATACTCATGCTTTCATCAATACCCTGGTTGTAGGGATGTGTCTCTGCAATTTCCCAGCGCAGTTCTTGTTCAACCAGTGGCAATAAATTGGGAGTATCACCATAAACTTTATTCGTAGAGCAAAAGATAAATACGGCTTCTGGACAATATTGACGGGTATTCTCTAATAACACCAATGTACCATTGGCATTAACTGTAAAATCAGTGTAAGGGTCTTTAGCCGCCCAATCGTGGGAAGGTTGAGCCGCAGTATGAATAATCAGACTTATATCTTGACTATAGGTTTGAAATATTTGAGAGATGGCCTCGTGATCACGAATATCAACATTATGGTGGATATATTTATCACCATAATCTTGTAACAGGCGATCGCGGTTCCATTCTGTTGACGCATCCTCACCAAAAAAAACCTGTCGCATATTGTTGTCAATGCCAACAACTGTAAAACCGCGATCGGCAAAAAACCTGACTGATTCAGAACCAATTAGTCCAGCAGCCCCTGTTACCAAAATAATGCTCATACAAACTAATTTGGATGGTAGTAACTCAAAAGTAGTCTTTACTATACAAAGATATTAAAGATAGTACCATGTAGCATACTTATAGTCAAGTCATAGTATATTAATGTTTACAAATAAAATCCCTAACAAGCACATAGGGTGAGCAATGCCCACCCTACAGGATTATTCCATCACCTGTGCGGATTTCTGTTTATCCAACTTGAGCATCAACACACCCAAAGGAGGTAAACACAAATCTAAGGAATAAGGACGATTATGCAAAGACCAATCATCAGTCCACTTACCACCTAAATTGCCCATATTACTACCGCCATACTGACGAGCATCACTATTAAACAACTCAGTATAAAAGCCTTTTTCAGGCACACCAATCCGGTAATGAGAATGGGGTTGAGGTGTAAAGTTACAAACCACGATAATAAACTCATCAGAGTTTTTATCACGACGGACAAAAGAAACTACACTATGACGGTTATCAGTACAATCAATCCACTCAAACCCAGCTTGATCAAAATCTTGAGTATATAAAGCTGGTTGAGAACGGTAAAAATGGTTAAGAGACTGGAAAAAATCCTTTAACTGTCGGTGTGGTTCATACTGTAATAGATGCCACTCCAAATCAGCCCAAGCATTCCACTCACTCCACTGGCCAAATTCCATGCTCATAAACATGGTTTTCTTGCCAGGATGAGCGAACATATAAGTAAACAAACAGCGGATATTAGCTAACTTCTGCCATTCATCACCGGGCATTTTACCAATCATATTACTCTTACCATGGACGATTTCATCGTGGGACAGAGCTAACATGAAGTTCTCGCTGTGGTTATACCACATACTAAAAGTAATATTGTTTTGATGGAACTGGCGAAACCAGGGATCCATGCTGAAGTAATCCAGCATATCGTGCATCCAGCCCATATTCCACTTTAAGTTAAAGCCCAATCCGCCCGTATAGGTAGGCCAAGATACCATTGGCCAAGATGTGGACTCCTCCGCAATGGAAAGCACACCAGGATAATAACCAAACAACAAGCTATTAACTTGACGTAGAAAATCTGCCGCTTCTAAATTTTCTCGACCACCGTATTCGTTAGTCAACCATTCTCCGGCTTTGCGGCAATAATCAAGGTAGAGCATGGAAGCGACCGCATCAACACGAATTCCGTCAATGTGGTATTTATCGAACCAGAATAGGGCATTAGCTACCAAGAAATTACGGACTTCATGGCGATTGTAGTTAAATACTAAAGTCCCCCATTCTTTATGTTCACCTTTGCGAGCATCAGAATGTTCATACAAGTGACTACCATCAAAGAAGGCTAAACCATGACCATCTTTGGGGAAGTGACCGGGAACCCAATCTACAATGACACCAATACCATTTTTATGGCATTCGTCCACAAAGTACATGAAGTCTTCGGGTGTACCAAACCGGGATGTAGGAGCATAGTAACCAGTCACTTGATAACCCCAAGAACCATCAAAGGGATGTTCGGCAATGGGTAACAGTTCTAAATGGGTATATCCTAATTTCTTGACATAGGGAATGAGTTTATCAGCTAGTTCCCGATAAGTCAGAAACCGCGCACCGGGTTTGAGTTCGGAAACGACAACTACAGGTTCGGTTTCTCCATTGGGTAATTTGGGAGGTTCAGCACTAGCGGCGTGTAACCAAGAACCTAAATGTACTTCATACACAGAAATGGGTTGACTCAAGGGGTCACTATGTCGCCGCTTTTCCATCCAGTCTTCGTCATTCCAGGTGTAGGAATTTAAGTCGGTGACAATAGATGCTGTTTTTGGCCGGGGTTCTTGTTGGAAACCGTAGGGATCAGATTTTTCGTAAATATGTCCTTCAAAATTTTTGATTTCATATTTGTAATGTTCTCCTACACCGATTTCGGGAATAAATAGTTCCCAAACGCCTGTGTGTCCTTTCCGCATCTGGTGTTTGCGTCCATCCCACAGGTTAAAATCTCCTAACAAGGAAACGTTGCGGGCATTGGGGGCCCAAACGGCAAAATAAACCCCTTTGACACCATCTACTTCTGTGGTGTGCGCTCCTAATTTTTCGTAAATGCGGTGATGGTTGCCTTCACTAAATAAATGTAGATCAAATTCTGTTAAGTGGGCAGAACGGAAAGCGTAGGGATCATTAACTACCCGCTCATGTTCCCCTTCTTTAATGCGTAACTGATAATTTTTCAGTTCTGGGGTTTCAATGGTGCATTCAAAAAAGTGCGGATTATGCACTGTTTCCATTGGGTATTCTTTCCGTTCCTCTGGAACTACTACATAAGCAGCACTGGCATTTGGGAGGTAGGCTCGCACAGCCCATACAGTTTTACCATTTTGCTCTATGAGATGAGAACCCAGAATTTCAAAGGGATCGTGATGTTGATTCCCAACAATGCGATTAACCTGTTCGGGGGCGACTGTGGTTGTGGACATGAAGCTACCTATGTGATATATGGGGATTAACTAAATCTACTTTTTAACATCTATTCATATTCTCGCATCTTTGTCGCCACTGTCAGTTGTCAGTTGTTGGTTGTCAGTTGTTGGTTGTCAGTTGTTGGTTGCAAAAGAATATTTCTCTCCCTGTTCCCTGTTCCCTGCTCCCTGTTCCCTGCTCCCTGCCCTTTACTCCCTGTTCCCTGATTAAATACTTAAAAATGGGAAAAATTGTAATAATGTTTTGCGTAGTTGCAGCAAGAATATTTTATCGCGGATACCGGAGGCTAAACGTGGTGGTGGACTTATTTGGATTTGTGCTTGCAATTCGGCATATTCTGCGGGCGTGAGGATTCTACCATCAATGGGCGATCGCGCTGCGAGAATAATCTCTGTTCGCAATATCTCCTCTGGTATATCTGCTTGTGGTGGTAATGCCATCACGACTTTACTACTATGATCACTAAACCCGATTAAAATACTAGTAGTAACACTCAAAATAACTAGCAGTATCCGTTTCATTTTAACTCCTGATTGGGCGCAGACCCTGCGCCCCTACATCCTCAAGTCCTGGTGGCAATGGTTCACCACATAATTGGTGGATATTGATAATTCGTTCAAAAATCTGTGGATATGCCTGACGATAATCGGGGATTAGTGCTAAAGGACTCAATAAAGCAGCTGCTGCAATATCAGCTATACTCAAACGGCTACCCACTAAATAATCATCTTTTTGCCAATACATAGACAATACTAACAAAGCATTAGCGAGTCTTTTTTTAGCTAATTCAACGGTAGTATCATTAATACCATATTGTTGTCTGACTACTTTAATCACCATTTGACTAAATAGTGATGGGTCAATTACCTTACCTTCACCAGCGCGAAATTGATAATATACAAATCTAGTAGCTGTGCCTATACTTTCATCTAACCAATCTTCTAACATCGCAGCTTGAGTTTGCTGTTCTGAATTGGGTAGAAACAAACTAGGTTCGGGTTGATAGGTTTCTAAAAATTTAAAAATTTCCGTAGAGTCGCCAATAGCTTGGGGTTGTCCGACAATTTGGGGTAACAGCACAGGTAATGTTGTCAATCCAGTTAAGGGCTTTACCCTCAAGATGTGCATACCTGGAGTGAGATTTTCGGTTTGATAACTAATTCCTTTATAACCCAATGCCAATCTGGCTTTGCGACAATAATGAGATGTACTAAATTGCAGTAACAGCATACATTGAGATTAATTTGGTTACTGACAAACAAATATAGAAAAAGTCAAACTGGGCGAGAACTGAATCTAGCCCAGAAGCAAAACCTGATGAATGTTTCTTTTTTTTACCCAACTTAACACTGTTAGGCAGTTGAATCTTTATTTTTTAATCTACAAACTATCTTAACTTTCTCAGTAGAGTTTTGTAGAAAATAGTTTTTTAAGATGTCAACTACCCAGGAGAGGTTAATATTTTACCCTATACTAAGGGTTTTTGGGAGTAGCTGCGGGAGATGTGGTCGCCGCAGGAGATGTGGTCGCCGCAGGAGATGTGGTCGCATCAGGAGATGTGGTCGCCGCGGGAGATGTGGTCGCTGCGGGGGTAGCACCAGTATCTGCTGGTTCGCCACCTGTTGTTGCTGCTGGAGAACTGGTATTACCTGCTGGTTCACCACCACCCTCACAAGCTCCAAGCATGGTAGCCAGACTTAACATTAGAGCCAAACCAAAAATTCTTGTCTTCATAACTCCTCTTTCACCAATTGTGGCAATAAAATATGCAGCCTGTTGAATAAGATACCTCATTTATTGATTTTTTTTAAGGGCTTTCTGATTACATATTTCAACTCATTCTTTTTTGTAACATTCTTGTAGATTATATGTAATACAAAGAGGGCGTAATTAAAGGTTACAATGGTCTCGATTCTTGCCCTAAAAAGAGTGAGATTGAAAACTTAGACGGTTCTTTTTTTTGTAACTTTGGGCAAAATCTAAATTAAGTCAAAAATAAAGTATTTATTATCAAAAAAATCATGGCTTTTGAACGTAAATCAGCAGTTTCCGCAAAAAATACCTGGTTTTGGGGTAACTCTCCTGGGTCATTGAATAAACGACGTTCTCGAAGTTTTAATCAGAAAAACCAGACTTCCTCCCGATTACATAGTGAAGCGATCGCCGTTAAATCGTCTAGTCCCCGAAATGCTTGGCTGAATTTCTTAGGTTCTCGCAGAAATAAAACAGCAGTTGGCACCGCAAATTTAGACGCGGGTAAACAACAAACTACTGGTATTAATAGACAATCAAATACTGCTGTTTATAGGATGAGTAATACTCCAATCATGCCTGAATGGTTACTACGTATATACATAGTCAATCGCTATTCGTCAATTTTAGCATTTTTATTAGTGGTAGCAACATTAGTAGTTTATGGTTGGACTGTATATTCACAAGAGCTTTGGAGTGATTCTTACCGTAAGCTACAAAGCTTACAACGTCATGAGCGACAGTTAAATACTGCTAATGCAACACTAACTAGCAAAATGGCACAGGAGGCGGAACAGCCTGGTACGGAACTAGTATCACCAACTTCTAAGGGGACAATTTTCTTACCACCAACATCCAATAATTATCCTCAGTCGTCATCCTCAACTTCTCAACCAGAACCGCAACCAGAACCCCCTTCTCCATTAGGATATTAATTGGTGATTGGTGATTGGTAATTTTCTTCTTCCTCCTTTCTTCCTCCGAACTCATGCTAAAGTCATCACTTAAAACACAACTTAGAAATCTACGTAATTTAGAATTCAGACGCAAACGAAAGTTTTCTAGACAGACTCAATCAGAAAATATTGAGCCAAAAACACCGGAAACTACACCTAACATTCAATTACGACTGTTTACTGTCTGGGGTGTGTTAATGATGGCTATGGTAGGTTTGGTATTTAACTTATATCAATTACAAATTGTTCAGGGAAAAAAGCTGACTAAGAAGGCGCGAAATCAGCAAATGGTGAATGTGCGCCCTTATATGCCTCGTCGTCCGGTAGTAGATCGAGGTAATAATGTGTTGGCTATTGATCGTCCCGTTTATACTGTATATAGTCATCCTAAGTTATTCGATCTATCCCAGGAAGAAATCGCGGAGAAAATCGCGCCAATTATCGGCAAAGAAAAGGCTGATCTGGTCAAAACATTCCAAAGTAAACGGAGTGGAATTTTACTAGCTTCTGGGGTCTCTGAAGACATTACTGATAAGTTAATCTCACTGCGTTTGAATGGGTTTGAGTTTATTCAAAAATACTCCCGATTTTATCCCCAAGATGATTTGGTGGCGGATGTGGTGGGCTATGTTAATCTTGACCGTCGTGGTCAAGCTGGTGTGGAATATAGTCAGGAGAAGTTGCTAGAACGTTCTGGACAAACCGTGCGGATGAGTAAGTCGGGAAATGGGTCGTTGATGCCGAATTATGTTACCGAGGGATTTCTGAATTCTGATGATTTAAAAATGCAATTGACTATTGATAGTCGTGTGCAACGGGTAGCCCGGGCGGCGTTAAAAGAGCAGATGACTAAATTTAGTGCCAAACGGGGCGCGGTGATTGTCATGGATGCAGTGGATGGTTCTTTATTGGCTTTGGTTTCTCAGCCTACCTATAATCCGAATCAATATGCTAAGTCTGATATTTCTCTGTTCAAAAATTGGACTGTGGCTGATCTTTATGAACCGGGATCAACTTTTAAGCCAGTGAATGTGGCGATCGCTCTCGAAAATGGCGCAATCAAACCCGACGACACTTTTGAAGATCCTGGTTCTATTAAAATCGGCACACATACAATCAAAAATGCCGAAAAAACTGGTTATCGCCGATTAACTATTCCGGAAATTTTACAAACTTCTAGTAATATCGGCATGGTGAGAATGATTCAACGAATAAAACCATCCATATACTACAACTGGCTAGAACGTTTAGGGTTAGGACAAAAAGTTGATACAGATTTACCCTTTGAAGTTATTGGTCAATTAAAAAGTCAAGAACAATTTATTTCTTCAGCCATTGAACCAGCTACTACATCTTTTGGACAAGGTTTTTCTCTGACTCCATTACAACTGGTACAACTTAGTGGTGCATTAGCTAATGGGGGTAAATTAGTCAAACCTCATGTAGTCCGAGGACTAATTGATACCAAGGGCGGAATGCACTATTCAATTACTCTTCCAGAACCAAGACAAATTTTCTCAGCTACAACCACTCAAAGGGTT harbors:
- a CDS encoding peptidoglycan D,D-transpeptidase FtsI family protein, with amino-acid sequence MLKSSLKTQLRNLRNLEFRRKRKFSRQTQSENIEPKTPETTPNIQLRLFTVWGVLMMAMVGLVFNLYQLQIVQGKKLTKKARNQQMVNVRPYMPRRPVVDRGNNVLAIDRPVYTVYSHPKLFDLSQEEIAEKIAPIIGKEKADLVKTFQSKRSGILLASGVSEDITDKLISLRLNGFEFIQKYSRFYPQDDLVADVVGYVNLDRRGQAGVEYSQEKLLERSGQTVRMSKSGNGSLMPNYVTEGFLNSDDLKMQLTIDSRVQRVARAALKEQMTKFSAKRGAVIVMDAVDGSLLALVSQPTYNPNQYAKSDISLFKNWTVADLYEPGSTFKPVNVAIALENGAIKPDDTFEDPGSIKIGTHTIKNAEKTGYRRLTIPEILQTSSNIGMVRMIQRIKPSIYYNWLERLGLGQKVDTDLPFEVIGQLKSQEQFISSAIEPATTSFGQGFSLTPLQLVQLSGALANGGKLVKPHVVRGLIDTKGGMHYSITLPEPRQIFSATTTQRVVEMMETVVSSGTGKAARISGYRIGGKTGTAQKASPNGGYIKGARITSFVAILPVEAPRYVVFAVVDEPKGENAYGSTVAAPIVKTVMESLIPIEQIPPSQEKVEEKK
- the glgB gene encoding 1,4-alpha-glucan branching enzyme codes for the protein MSTTTVAPEQVNRIVGNQHHDPFEILGSHLIEQNGKTVWAVRAYLPNASAAYVVVPEERKEYPMETVHNPHFFECTIETPELKNYQLRIKEGEHERVVNDPYAFRSAHLTEFDLHLFSEGNHHRIYEKLGAHTTEVDGVKGVYFAVWAPNARNVSLLGDFNLWDGRKHQMRKGHTGVWELFIPEIGVGEHYKYEIKNFEGHIYEKSDPYGFQQEPRPKTASIVTDLNSYTWNDEDWMEKRRHSDPLSQPISVYEVHLGSWLHAASAEPPKLPNGETEPVVVVSELKPGARFLTYRELADKLIPYVKKLGYTHLELLPIAEHPFDGSWGYQVTGYYAPTSRFGTPEDFMYFVDECHKNGIGVIVDWVPGHFPKDGHGLAFFDGSHLYEHSDARKGEHKEWGTLVFNYNRHEVRNFLVANALFWFDKYHIDGIRVDAVASMLYLDYCRKAGEWLTNEYGGRENLEAADFLRQVNSLLFGYYPGVLSIAEESTSWPMVSWPTYTGGLGFNLKWNMGWMHDMLDYFSMDPWFRQFHQNNITFSMWYNHSENFMLALSHDEIVHGKSNMIGKMPGDEWQKLANIRCLFTYMFAHPGKKTMFMSMEFGQWSEWNAWADLEWHLLQYEPHRQLKDFFQSLNHFYRSQPALYTQDFDQAGFEWIDCTDNRHSVVSFVRRDKNSDEFIIVVCNFTPQPHSHYRIGVPEKGFYTELFNSDARQYGGSNMGNLGGKWTDDWSLHNRPYSLDLCLPPLGVLMLKLDKQKSAQVME
- a CDS encoding NAD-dependent epimerase/dehydratase family protein — encoded protein: MSIILVTGAAGLIGSESVRFFADRGFTVVGIDNNMRQVFFGEDASTEWNRDRLLQDYGDKYIHHNVDIRDHEAISQIFQTYSQDISLIIHTAAQPSHDWAAKDPYTDFTVNANGTLVLLENTRQYCPEAVFIFCSTNKVYGDTPNLLPLVEQELRWEIAETHPYNQGIDESMSIDNCKHSLFGASKVAADILVQEYGRYFSIKTACFRGGCLTGPGHSGTKLHGFLSYLMKCTMTGQPYQVYGYQGKQVRDNIHSYDLVNAFYHFYQAPRVAEVYNIGGSRFSNCSMLEAIGHCELIADKKLTWSYEESNRIGDHIWWISDVQKFKNHYPNWDLTYTVTDILKEIFTENISRWA
- a CDS encoding glutathione S-transferase; translation: MLLLQFSTSHYCRKARLALGYKGISYQTENLTPGMHILRVKPLTGLTTLPVLLPQIVGQPQAIGDSTEIFKFLETYQPEPSLFLPNSEQQTQAAMLEDWLDESIGTATRFVYYQFRAGEGKVIDPSLFSQMVIKVVRQQYGINDTTVELAKKRLANALLVLSMYWQKDDYLVGSRLSIADIAAAALLSPLALIPDYRQAYPQIFERIINIHQLCGEPLPPGLEDVGAQGLRPIRS